The DNA sequence AGTATTGACGACTATGTTCAATCATTTACAAGAAATTGCGCAGAACAATTCAGTTATGAAGAGTTGATTGAAATACGAGACGCATTAACCAAATTGCAAAAAATTATATAAAGTGAAGAGGTGATCTTCCAGAGGTTGCCTCTTTTCATTTGTCACAATTAATTTCAGAATAGTTAAATTATTATATTGACAATTCCGAGTAAGTTACTATAATTAAGGTTATTCAACAACCGGAGGCAGACATCATGATTAAAACAATAGGTATTTCCGCAAATATTCTCGTAGACCAAGACGGCATGTTCCCAGGCTATAAGCGCTGTTATGTCAATCAAGACTACATTCGCACCATCGTTAAACACGGTGCAGTACCGGTCGTCTTACCGGTCACTAATGACGAAGCTGTGATAGAAGCACAGATTAAGCTGATTGACGGCTTATTACTCAGCGGGGGACAAGATGTATCACCGCAGCTATATGACGAAGATCCGCAAGATAAATTAGGTGAAACGCTGCTGATGAGAGATGAGTTCGACTTTAAGCTTATAGAGAAGGCTAAAGAACGCTATATTCCGATTTTAGGTATTTGTCGTGGTGCACAAGTATTAAATGTGTTTCATGGCGGCTCGCTTTACCAAGATACAAGTTATCGCCCAATCCAAACCATCAGACACTGGCAGCCGAAGAATCCAACCGAAAAGACGCATGAAATCAGAGTCTTTCCTAAAACCAGACTGTCAGCACTGTTTCCATCTGGCAGATTTTGTGTCAATTGCTTCCATCATCAAGTAATTAATAAACTTGCAGAAGGTTTTGTGGTAATGGGGCAATCTAATGACGGCGTCATTGAAGCATTCGAATCTACAACGTATCCCTATATGGTCGGTATTCAATGGCATCCCGAAATGTTATGGCATGAAAGCAGTATGGACGATTTATTCAAAGACTTTATAAACCAAGTAGAAGGAAGATGACATCATGAAGAAATTAGGATTTTGGTCTATTGTCTTATTGGCTATCAACTCTATTATAGGTTCTGGTATTTTCTTATCTCCAGGGGCTGTCATACAAAAGGCAGGGAAGTACACGATTCTTGTTTATTGTGCAGCAGCAGTCTTTGCGGCAGTCTTAGCAATTACATTTGCGGCTGCGGCGAAGTATGTGAATAAAAGCGGTGCAGCTTATGCCTACGCCACTTCTGCCTTTGGAGAAAACATCGGTTTTTATGTCGGAATCACGCGTTTCATCGCAGCAAGTATTGCGTGGGGTGTCATCGCAACTGCAGTGGTCAAAACAGCC is a window from the Staphylococcus sp. IVB6181 genome containing:
- a CDS encoding gamma-glutamyl-gamma-aminobutyrate hydrolase family protein; translated protein: MIKTIGISANILVDQDGMFPGYKRCYVNQDYIRTIVKHGAVPVVLPVTNDEAVIEAQIKLIDGLLLSGGQDVSPQLYDEDPQDKLGETLLMRDEFDFKLIEKAKERYIPILGICRGAQVLNVFHGGSLYQDTSYRPIQTIRHWQPKNPTEKTHEIRVFPKTRLSALFPSGRFCVNCFHHQVINKLAEGFVVMGQSNDGVIEAFESTTYPYMVGIQWHPEMLWHESSMDDLFKDFINQVEGR